A stretch of the Prochlorococcus marinus str. MIT 0918 genome encodes the following:
- a CDS encoding chlorophyll a/b binding light-harvesting protein, with amino-acid sequence MQTYGNPNVTYAWYAGNSGTTNRSGKFIAAHAAHAGLMMFWAGAFTLFELARYDSSLPMGNQNLICLPHLAGLGIGGVSNGVITEPYGCTVIAVLHLIFSGVLGAGGLLHSMRYEGDLGNYPEGSRAKKFDFEWDDPDRLTFILGHHLIFLGLGNIQFVEWARIHGIYDAAQGVTRTVNYNLDLGMIWNHQADFLTVNSLEDIMGGHAFLAFFLIIGGAFHIATRQYGQYTEFKGKGLLSAESVLSYSLAGVAYCAFVAAFWCATNTTIYPTDLYGEVLSLKFEFAPYFVDTADLPADAHTARAWLSNVHFYLGFFFLQGHLWHALRGMGFDFKRVGKAFDNMEDVKITAG; translated from the coding sequence GTGCAGACCTACGGGAACCCAAACGTTACCTACGCTTGGTATGCGGGCAACTCAGGGACGACGAACCGTTCAGGAAAATTCATCGCAGCTCATGCAGCTCATGCAGGTTTGATGATGTTCTGGGCAGGAGCTTTTACTCTCTTTGAACTCGCTCGTTACGACTCATCTTTACCGATGGGTAATCAAAACCTTATTTGCCTTCCACATCTAGCTGGTCTTGGCATTGGTGGAGTCTCAAATGGTGTTATTACAGAACCATACGGTTGTACTGTTATAGCTGTTTTACACTTGATTTTCTCTGGTGTACTTGGTGCAGGTGGCCTTTTACACTCAATGAGATATGAAGGAGATCTAGGCAATTATCCTGAAGGTTCAAGAGCTAAAAAGTTTGACTTTGAATGGGATGACCCAGACAGATTGACTTTTATTCTTGGTCATCACCTTATATTTCTAGGCCTTGGAAACATTCAATTTGTTGAATGGGCAAGAATTCATGGAATCTACGATGCTGCTCAAGGTGTTACTAGAACTGTTAATTACAATCTAGACCTTGGAATGATTTGGAATCACCAAGCTGACTTCTTAACAGTCAATAGCTTGGAAGACATTATGGGTGGACATGCTTTCTTAGCTTTCTTTTTGATAATTGGTGGTGCTTTCCATATTGCTACAAGACAATATGGTCAATACACCGAGTTCAAAGGAAAAGGGCTCCTATCAGCCGAATCAGTTCTTTCATACTCATTAGCTGGTGTGGCTTATTGCGCATTTGTTGCTGCTTTTTGGTGTGCCACCAATACAACTATTTACCCAACAGATCTTTATGGTGAGGTACTTAGTCTTAAATTTGAATTTGCACCTTATTTTGTAGATACTGCAGATCTACCAGCAGATGCCCATACAGCAAGAGCATGGCTTTCTAACGTTCACTTTTATTTAGGATTCTTTTTTCTTCAAGGTCATCTATGGCATGCGCTTAGAGGAATGGGATTCGACTTCAAACGAGTTGGAAAAGCCTTTGACAATATGGAAGATGTCAAGATCACTGCAGGTTAA
- a CDS encoding ABC transporter ATP-binding protein, whose protein sequence is MIENEWLNVKNLVLYFKNKKILDQITFNLSIKQNTVIIGPNGSGKSTLIRTITKHIYPKYQIDSHIKIFGEDNINIWKLRTHIGFLITEIDSRIKNTTLVKDVILSGFQGTYGLVNYKLITAAHIKALNNLLCKMNLNGISDYYSDLSDGQKRRVLIARAIVNKPKVLILDEPTSMLDIKCTYELLDSLSKLVKDGITLLYVTNNIQNIILETERVILIKKGKIIADGDPNKILTSKNLSYLYEYDLNVDFLNGFWRISPSKEFSN, encoded by the coding sequence TTGATAGAAAATGAATGGCTGAATGTAAAAAATTTAGTTCTTTATTTTAAAAACAAAAAGATACTTGACCAAATAACATTCAACTTATCAATAAAACAAAATACAGTTATTATTGGACCCAATGGTTCTGGGAAATCTACACTTATAAGAACTATTACTAAACACATTTATCCTAAATATCAAATAGATTCACATATTAAAATATTTGGAGAAGATAATATAAATATATGGAAATTACGTACTCACATTGGATTTTTAATAACAGAGATAGATTCTAGAATTAAAAATACTACTCTAGTAAAAGATGTTATTCTTTCCGGGTTCCAGGGTACATATGGACTAGTCAACTATAAACTTATAACAGCTGCTCATATAAAAGCATTAAATAATTTGTTATGTAAAATGAATCTTAATGGTATTAGTGATTATTATTCAGATTTATCCGATGGCCAAAAAAGAAGAGTATTAATTGCTAGAGCAATTGTAAACAAACCTAAGGTATTAATACTTGACGAGCCTACTAGTATGTTAGATATAAAATGTACATATGAACTTCTAGATAGTCTAAGTAAATTAGTTAAAGATGGTATTACATTGTTATATGTAACTAATAATATTCAAAATATAATACTAGAAACAGAAAGAGTTATTTTGATTAAAAAAGGAAAAATAATTGCAGATGGTGACCCAAATAAGATATTAACTTCAAAGAACCTTAGTTATTTATATGAATATGACCTTAATGTAGATTTCTTAAATGGATTCTGGCGAATATCCCCCTCAAAAGAATTTTCAAATTAA
- a CDS encoding AhpC/TSA family protein → MQKDFSINKIFKQELNKTYLPRKTLLVVLGLLGDFDSFEYVQCLLPYIKKIKDSNINLIVVGIGTELSKRRFCKYTKLPEEYLIVVENNLFHKRLEISGGLELPINPLLNLILMCLGVFSPGTLLEVLRGYVGDKNSSQIFDENEYISFPNNFLLKTSMFNLIGRKGKLRPFELASLRLLNMIEVLSKWDIYMFDHSYLTQRTGTFIIDSKMKLLYCYKSKSLLGFSKNMSSPIEFLQDFI, encoded by the coding sequence ATGCAAAAGGATTTTTCAATAAATAAAATATTTAAACAAGAACTTAATAAAACTTATTTACCTAGAAAAACTTTGTTAGTTGTCTTAGGTCTGTTAGGAGACTTCGATAGTTTTGAATATGTTCAGTGTTTGTTACCCTATATAAAAAAAATAAAAGATTCTAATATTAATCTTATTGTAGTAGGTATTGGTACTGAGCTATCTAAAAGGAGATTTTGCAAATATACAAAATTACCAGAAGAATATCTAATTGTTGTAGAAAATAATTTATTTCATAAGAGATTAGAGATATCTGGTGGTCTTGAATTGCCAATTAATCCCTTACTAAATCTTATATTAATGTGTTTAGGTGTATTTTCTCCAGGTACTCTATTAGAAGTATTAAGAGGTTATGTTGGGGACAAAAATTCTTCACAAATATTTGATGAAAATGAATATATAAGCTTTCCAAATAATTTTTTATTAAAAACTAGTATGTTTAATCTAATTGGTCGTAAGGGTAAACTTAGACCGTTTGAATTGGCTTCTTTAAGACTATTGAATATGATAGAGGTGCTATCAAAATGGGATATTTATATGTTTGACCATTCGTATCTTACTCAAAGAACTGGAACATTCATAATTGATTCCAAAATGAAATTACTCTATTGTTATAAAAGCAAATCTCTTTTAGGATTTTCCAAGAATATGTCATCTCCTATTGAATTCCTTCAAGACTTTATTTAG